In Phlebotomus papatasi isolate M1 chromosome 1, Ppap_2.1, whole genome shotgun sequence, the following proteins share a genomic window:
- the LOC129804557 gene encoding plexin-B translates to MMSVLQQFITVTFWSVFVLIPYVKSQLLSQDIAAQYTLPPNASYFTHLSYDRRRSVLYAGATNRIFQFNKNLGLLGESLTGPKLDSPQCHTGGCPDDVETMETNNHNKILIVNEGGDSLIACGSVRQGACEIYDLNKFPGSREDIEIPLAANEEYASTFAFIGPSRYTSWKKEDILYVGTTFTNVGDYRHDVPAISSRKLNDLNYAEFSIQQSNINIDVKYRDHFLVNYVYGFNSSDYAYFAVVQKKSHLAEENGFITRLARICVNDPNYDSYTEVSILCRVDDVNYNILRDAKVTQAGQRLAQEMGIKKDDSVLVAVFSPSREITNEPQDNSAMCIYSLKEIEEMFTENIHMCFNGTLKDRNLGYISGTINDGKCPMVGSIGNVHDFCSVGLKISGVAPIMARAVFQFPNESITSITTAITGPHTVAFLGTQDGFIKKVWLSGPVAGQYEKIEVDQGSKILPDTMVSPRHDFLYVLSLKKITKLRVEHCGIYTDCSKCLESRDPFCGWCSLEKRCTVRSACQKDTSASRWLALGNGQQCIDFEMVQPEKIPIDEMTTVHLTIRTLPELPFNAKYKCVFGNSTPIDAIVTESGLKCQTPPYKYRPQIEAREDHVLVPLSVRSSETNKDFVSRNFAFFDCSRHETCRGCVKSEWGCNWCIYDNVCVHNATTCRTAITNAVIKHELACPRLRQRPKNETIYLPIRVAKEIRLEVENLPRPQSGHVGFTCTVTIEGANMGLPARVEANKYIVCEKTVYSYEAKTNEYVATVEVKWNRVHHIDTTKVILYKCDVLGSHREHADCSLCVTRNPKYQCAWCGNNCVYNETCEWGQSTTECPKPRIDIIKPLSGPIEGGTLITIEGSNLGVRREDVMDKIRIGDVPCELVNYEISVKIECRTGSVGYELTAPVKVGNDAGYTESSVQYHYKDIQLLGLTPTIGPQSGGTKLSIIGKYLNVGSSIMAYLDDYVCEINITQASSSRLTCITSAARGQDHIKTLTLVIDGANRTLACRSNRNNYDEVCSVFNYTQDPRIMQIKPLKSFVSGGRMVTVHGTNLDAIQKPEIEVYANDEKVNKSTCFVITSHQMECPSPAVNAKFSSLKMSVTTSNGTKRHKRSNTESLFTTVGYYSSSVVPGSGGDIAAALKRETQLSLQIRFVMDNVQSVKDLNKHFPSLRSTLVYVEDPKFHTFPANGVKLYKGESLVIEGDNLNIASDESDVNVTIGTMQCNVTSLALTQLVCIPPEQQPGGTDENGIETSNDLPLVVVRVGRSLRFPIGHLKYDLMKPYVLSTAMIVITITILIIVVLLIVVLIVYRRKSTQAEREYKRIQIQMDTLESNVRMECKQAFAELQTDMTDITADLENTGIPTLDHVNYIMKVFFPGVSDHPILNAPKVRMNTPHTNYDAAMLQFEQLINNKYFLLMFIETLESQKSFNIRDKVNVASLLMIVLMNKMPYATDILKCLLLRLIDKSVTSKHPQLMLRRTDSVVEKMLTNYMALCMYDYLKEYAGSSLFLLYKAIKHQIEKGLVDAITHDARYSLSEEKLLREQIEHHVVTLHIVQDDLDEKVHCKVLDCDTITQVKSKILDALFKNTAYSMRPSVHEIDLEWRHGRGGHLTLQDEDLTTKTHNGWKRLNTLAHYGVKESAVMSLIARQNENYNKQQPYLNCFYINNTQSHIIINADIDSELHPPRVYHLVKPLMNDHQLNVKNAHMSTLERTHKAIPEIFLTRLLATKGTIQKFVDDFFATILTVNEELPPAVKWLFDLLDEAARRHGISDPEVVHAWKSNSLPLRFWVNFIKNPDFIFDIDKTPTVDASLSVIAQTFMDACSTAEHRLGKDSPSNKLLFAKDIPQYREMVKVFYREVGRLPQISDQEMGTAMQELSVQQNDEFDTIAALKELYIYVTKYRDQILDTLDMDPYCKKMHLAHKLENVACTLEAGLSSLPRPH, encoded by the exons GTACACATCGTGGAAGAAGGAGGACATTTTGTACGTGGGCACAACATTTACTAACGTCGGGGACTACCGTCACGATGTCCCAGCCATTTCATCGCGCAAACTCAATGATCTCAACTATGCTGAATTCAGTATTCAGCAATCAAATATAAATATCGATGTTAAATACAGGGATCACTTTCTCGTAAATTACGTCTACGGATTCAATTCTTCAGACTATGCCTACTTTGCTGTGGTGCAGAAGAAGAGCCATTTGGCCGAAGAGAATGGTTTCATCACGCGTCTAGCACGCATTTGCGTCAATGATCCCAACTATGACAGTTATACGGAAGTTTCGATTCTATGTCGCGTAGACGATGTCAATTACAATATCTTGCGAGATGCGAAGGTGACACAAGCGGGTCAGAGATTGGCTCAAGAGATGGGAATCAAGAAAGATGATAGTGTACTAGTGGCGGTCTTTTCGCCGTCGAGAGAGATCACGAATGAGCCTCAGGATAATTCAGCTATGTGTATTTATAGTTTGAAGGAAATTGAGGAGATGTTTACAGAAAATATTCATATGTGCTTCAATGGGACGCTGAAAGATCGCAATTTGGGATATATTTCGGGTACGATTAATGATGGAAAGTGTCCGATGGTGGGTTCCATTGGGAATGTTCATGATTTCTGTTCTGTTGGATTGAAAATTAGTGGTGTGGCACCCATTATGGCAAGGGCTGTTTTTCAATTTCCCAATGAGTCTATCACATCGATTACGACGGCAATTACAGGACCCCATACGGTGGCCTTTCTGGGTACACAGGATGGGTTTATCAAGAAAGTTTGGCTGTCGGGACCGGTTGCGGGGCAGTATGAGAAAATTGAGGTGGATCAGGGTAGTAAAATTCTACCGGATACAATGGTATCACCTCGGCATGATTTTCTCTATGTTTTGTCGTTGAAAAAGATCACAAAACTTAGGGTGGAACACTGTGGCATTTATACAGATTGTTCAAAGTGTCTGGAATCTCGGGATCCATTCTGTGGATGGTGTTCATTGGAGAAGAGATGCACTGTTAGGAGTGCATGTCAGAAGGATACGTCGGCATCTCGTTGGCTAGCACTGGGAAATGGTCAACAGTGTATAGATTTTGAAATGGTGCAACCTGAAAAGATTCCTATTGATGAAATGACAACAGTTCATCTTACAATACGAACACTACCGGAACTACCGTTTAATGCTAAGTACAAGTGTGTCTTTGGAAATTCTACTCCAATTGATGCTATTGTTACTGAAAGTGGACTAAAATGTCAAACTCCGCCGTATAAATATCGACCACAAATTGAGGCACGCGAAGATCATGTCTTAGTACCGCTAAGTGTGAGATCGTCAGAGACTAACAAGGATTTTGTTTCGAGGAATTTTGCTTTCTTCGATTGTTCGAGGCATGAAACGTGCAGGGGCTGCGTAAAGAGTGAATGGGGCTGCAATTGGTGCATCTATGACAATGTATGTGTTCACAATGCTACAACTTGTCGAACAGCCATTACAAATGCCGTGATAAAGCATGAACTGGCATGTCCACGACTCAGGCAAAGGCCGAAAAATGAAACTATCTATCTTCCTATTCGTGTTGCCAAGGAAATTCGGCTGGAAGTGGAGAATCTTCCACGTCCTCAGAGTGGTCATGTGGGTTTCACGTGTACTGTGACAATTGAAGGAGCTAATATGGGATTGCCAGCACGTGTTGAAGCCAATAAGTATATTGTATGTGAGAAAACTGTATATTCGTACGAAGCTAAGACGAACGAATATGTTGCAACGGTTGAGGTAAAGTGGAACCGTGTTCATCATATCGATACAACTAAGGTCATCCTGTACAAATGCGACGTCTTGGGATCTCATCGGGAACATGCTGATTGTAGTCTCTGCGTCACACGTAATCCCAAGTATCAGTGTGCATGGTGTGGAAACAATTGTGTCTACAATGAAACCTGTGAATGGGGTCAATCAACAACGGAATGTCCAAAGCCTAGGATTGACATAATCAAGCCTCTAAGTGGTCCAATAGAGGGTGGAACGTTAATAACAATCGAAGGAAGTAACTTGGGTGTTAGACGGGAGGATGTAATGGATAAAATCAGGATTGGTGATGTACCCTGTGAATTGGTAAACTATGAAATTTCAGTGAAGATTGAATGTCGAACAGGAAGTGTGGGCTATGAATTGACAGCTCCTGTTAAAGTTGGCAATGATGCTGGGTATACAGAATCGAGTGTTCAGTATCACTACAAAGACATTCAATTACTTGGCCTAACGCCAACAATTGGTCCCCAAAGTGGAGGAACAAAACTCTCCATTATTGGAAAGTATCTCAATGTTGGTTCCAGCATAATGGCCTACTTAGATGACTATgtgtgtgaaattaacattactCAAGCTTCTTCGAGCCGCTTAACGTGTATTACATCTGCTGCACGGGGACAAGATCACATTAAGACCCTAACACTCGTAATTGACGGTGCAAATCGCACTCTAGCCTGTCGATCCAATCGTAATAACTACGATGAAGTATGTAGTGTATTCAATTATACCCAAGATCCACGTATAATGCAAATCAAACCACTGAAGAGTTTTGTAAGTGGAGGAAGAATGGTGACAGTTCATGGGACAAATCTCGATGCCATACAGAAGCCTGAGATTGAGGTATATGCAAATGATGAGAAAGTGAATAAGTCAACGTGCTTTGTGATAACGTCACATCAAATGGAATGTCCATCGCCGGCAGTTAATGCTAAATTTAGTTCACTGAAAATGAGTGTGACAACGTCAAATGGGACTAAGCGTCACAAGAGAAGTAATACAGAGTCCCTGTTTACAACTGTCGGCTACTATTCGTCCTCTGTGGTTCCGGGAAGTGGAGGTGATATTGCAGCAGCTCTCAAACGAGAAACTCAACTTAGTCTGCAAATTCGCTTTGTGATGGATAATGTGCAATCGGTGAAAGATCTCAATAAACACTTTCCCAGTTTGAGGAGTACGTTGGTGTATGTTGAAGATCCAAAATTTCACACTTTTCCAGCGAATGGAGTAAAGTTGTACAAGGGTGAGAGTTTGGTGATTGAAGGAGATAATCTCAATATTGCAAGTGATGAATCTGATGTGAATGTTACAATTGGAACTATGCAGTGCAATGTAACGAGTTTAGCACTAACACAACTTGTGTGTATTCCGCCTGAACAACAACCAGGAGGAACTGATGAGAATGGTATTGAAACGAGTAATGATTTACCGTTGGTTGTCGTAAGAGTTGGTAGAAGTTTGAGATTTCCAATTGGACATCTCAAGTATGATCTCATGAAGCCCTATGTACTGTCAACAGCTATGATTGTTATAACGATAACTATTTTAATAATCGTCGTTTTGCTGATTGTGGTGCTGATTGTATACAGGAGAAAGAGTACACAGGCTGAGAGAGAGTACAAGAGGATTCAGATACAGATGGATACGTTGGAGAGTAATGTGAGAATGGAGTGTAAGCAGGCCTTTGCTGAACTACAGACTGATATGACAGATATAACGGCAGATTTGGAAAATACGGGGATACCTACACTCGATCATGTCAATTATATCATGAAGGTCTTTTTTCCTGGTGTTTCGGACCATCCGATTTTAAATGCACCTAAGGTTAGGATGAATACACCTCATACAAATTACGATGCGGCTATGTTGCAATTTGAGCAACTGATCAACAACAAATACTTCCTTTTGATGTTCATTGAAACACTAGAATCTCAGAAATCCTTCAATATTCGCGATAAAGTGAATGTAGCATCGCTTCTAATGATTGTTCTGATGAACAAAATGCCATACGCTACGGACATTCTTAAATGTCTTCTTCTGAGACTTATTGATAAGTCAGTGACGTCTAAGCATCCACAATTAATGCTAAGGAGAACAGATAGTGTAGTTGAGAAGATGTTGACGAATTATATGGCACTCTGTATGTATGACTATCTAAAAGAGTATGCTGGTTCATCACTCTTTCTCCTCTATAAAGCCATTAAGCATCAAATTGAAAAGGGTTTGGTGGATGCAATAACGCATGATGCAAGGTATTCGTTGTCTGAGGAGAAACTTCTTAGAGAACAAATTGAGCATCATGTAGTTACATTGCATATTGTTCAGGATGATTTGGATGAGAAGGTGCACTGCAAAGTGCTAGATTGTGACACAATCACTCAAGTAAAGTCCAAAATTCTCGATGCACTCTTCAAGAATACGGCGTATTCAATGAGACCGTCAGTGCATGAAATTGATCTGGAGTGGCGTCATGGACGAGGAGGTCACTTGACACTACAAGATGAAGATCTAACAACAAAGACACACAATGGCTGGAAGAGGCTCAATACATTGGCTCACTATGGGGTGAAAGAGAGTGCTGTGATGTCTTTAATTGCTCGTCAGAATGAAAATTACAACAAGCAGCAGCCTTACTTAAATTGTTTCTACATCAACAATACCCAATCTCATATTATAATCAATGCTGACATTGATTCAGAACTTCATCCGCCGAGGGTTTATCATTTAGTGAAGCCATTGATGAATGATCATCagttaaatgttaaaaatgctCATATGTCAACACTTGAGAGGACACATAAAGCCATTCCAGAGATCTTCTTAACGAGACTTCTGGCTACCAAGGGAACCATTCAGAAATTTGTTGATGACTTCTTTGCCACCATTTTGACAGTTAATGAAGAATTGCCACCAGCTGTCAAATGGCTCTTCGATCTCCTGGATGAAGCTGCCCGGAGGCATGGGATATCAGATCCTGAAGTTGTACACGCATGGAAATCAAATTCACTGCCATTGCGTTTTTGGGTGAACTTTATCAAAAATCCCGATTTTATTTTTGACATCGATAAAACACCAACAGTTGATGCCAGTCTCAGTGTTATCGCTCAAACTTTCATGGATGCCTGTTCAACGGCTGAACATCGTTTGGGCAAGGATTCCCCATCAAATAAACTCCTTTTCGCTAAAGACATCCCGCAGTATCGTGAGATGGTTAAAGTGTTCTACCGCGAAGTTGGACGATTGCCACAGATTAGTGATCAAGAGATGGGCACAGCGATGCAGGAATTGTCGGTTCAGCAAAATGACGAATTTGACACAATAGCTGCTCTTAAGGAACTCTACATCTACGTGACGAAGTATCGTGATCAGATACTGGACACACTCGATATGGATCCATATTGCAAGAAGATGCACTTGGCTCATAAACTAGAAAATGTCGCCTGCACACTCGAGG CTGGACTATCGAGTCTCCCGAGGCCACATTAA